From Beggiatoa alba B18LD, one genomic window encodes:
- a CDS encoding toprim domain-containing protein — protein MTSYQQWLIDNQLAIESDIYTHALNWLNQQASADNHDTISTLSCNTDDFITLSVNGKTAKSKAGYKVIKTVQRNKPVLNVLYNHFKNGQSTYQSTARVKELWEAFKLNKQPLQAAKPITQTIPISTPQTTKSTVTSDLTKFDKLPVTGVSEYLNRKQIAVKLPVELRFSNDKLGKYIALLVTDIEGNKRGLQRIYDNGDKRFSTGLKKQGGFIAIGDYTTALNIAICEGFATGASIHLATGYAVLCALDAGNIGNVATHLKSWLTTKGKYTVNVVVCADNDINNSENVGLNKALNACQNTGFKLAYPKSDNSKDFNDLHIESSLEAIKPCIDNATVENIATKTKKAIKNPPTPAPALDIEAINSTENTPAPVLKKRKYVFWYVNKKGELKISNVDFLNFLEKSGFSRIYLNPLESTLVQIFNNSLIEEASAEKIRDFTLSYVDSLDGVITEKHDARDLRSALIKASNVYFGHAVLSCLKPLKKPFITDSKTSSYVFYRNAVVVVTKDSIDTIPYSQLNGIIWKDSVLDRDIELLPKSELRNGMFARFQYNVCSPADVRKKPPTNEQKQLINKRFSVLKSTMGYLMHRFCNPNQLKATVFCDEKVSDLGNEGRSGKGLSMSAIRQFRNVTIIDGKSFDSGNRFKFQHATPSTEVIFFDDIDKNFKLEVFYSVLSEISLGSLTIERKNSPLIPLKQAIKVAMTTNHTIRGDSASHRARKHEIELSYYYDDKFTPAVEFSCMFFSEWDKSEWLLFDNYMLHCLQFYLERGLIEPVVINLKLRKLLDETAHEFVEFADDIPRNEKFDKSVVYDNFIEEYPDFNRGYKAIKQRTFTNWLKMYCDYKGLKFSESRGHTNCYFTLSGVEVDKQTTHTPDFIVNDNSQTNDFIDIISVEYHDWCKTEINKLPYPKSTHIAVCECLTRFKHESKDYNINDYLADLITALQNDVKNGNDTTQLIQLIYDYGIYSTNEIPVVIPF, from the coding sequence ATGACTTCTTATCAACAATGGTTAATCGATAATCAACTCGCTATAGAATCAGACATTTATACTCACGCGCTTAACTGGTTAAATCAACAAGCGAGTGCAGACAATCACGATACAATCAGTACATTATCTTGTAATACTGATGATTTCATAACGTTATCAGTCAATGGAAAAACCGCAAAGAGTAAAGCGGGTTACAAGGTAATTAAAACCGTACAACGCAATAAACCCGTTTTAAACGTGCTTTATAACCATTTTAAAAACGGTCAATCTACGTATCAAAGCACTGCCCGCGTTAAAGAGTTATGGGAAGCGTTTAAGCTCAATAAACAGCCTTTACAGGCTGCTAAACCCATTACACAAACTATTCCCATATCCACACCACAAACCACTAAATCAACAGTTACCAGTGATTTAACAAAGTTCGATAAATTGCCTGTAACAGGTGTTAGTGAGTATCTAAACCGTAAGCAAATAGCCGTTAAATTGCCCGTTGAATTGCGTTTTAGTAACGATAAGCTAGGCAAATATATTGCCCTATTGGTAACTGATATTGAGGGCAATAAACGCGGTTTACAGCGCATTTATGACAACGGCGATAAACGTTTTAGCACTGGTTTAAAAAAACAGGGTGGATTTATTGCCATTGGTGACTATACAACAGCCCTGAATATCGCTATTTGTGAGGGATTCGCAACGGGTGCAAGCATACATCTTGCAACGGGTTATGCTGTTTTGTGTGCTTTAGACGCGGGCAATATTGGCAATGTTGCGACTCATTTAAAATCTTGGCTTACCACTAAGGGAAAATATACTGTTAATGTCGTTGTTTGTGCAGACAATGACATTAACAATTCTGAAAATGTGGGATTAAATAAAGCCTTGAATGCTTGCCAAAATACGGGCTTTAAACTTGCCTATCCAAAATCTGACAATTCTAAAGATTTTAATGATTTACATATTGAGTCTAGTTTAGAAGCAATTAAGCCGTGCATTGATAATGCAACGGTAGAGAACATTGCAACTAAGACGAAAAAGGCGATTAAGAACCCGCCTACGCCCGCGCCTGCACTGGATATTGAAGCGATAAATTCCACTGAGAACACGCCCGCGCCCGTTCTGAAAAAACGTAAGTATGTTTTTTGGTACGTTAATAAGAAAGGTGAATTAAAAATAAGTAACGTTGATTTCTTGAATTTCCTAGAAAAAAGCGGATTCTCTCGCATTTACTTGAACCCGTTAGAATCAACCTTAGTGCAGATTTTCAATAACTCATTGATAGAGGAGGCAAGCGCGGAAAAAATCAGAGATTTTACATTAAGTTATGTTGACAGTTTAGACGGTGTTATCACTGAAAAACATGACGCTAGGGATTTAAGAAGCGCACTTATTAAGGCAAGCAATGTTTATTTTGGTCATGCTGTATTATCTTGCTTAAAACCGCTTAAAAAACCGTTTATTACTGACAGTAAAACAAGTTCATACGTGTTTTATCGTAATGCTGTAGTCGTGGTGACTAAGGACAGTATTGATACTATTCCTTATTCACAACTAAATGGAATTATTTGGAAAGATTCCGTTTTAGACCGTGATATCGAGTTATTGCCTAAGTCTGAATTGCGCAATGGCATGTTTGCCCGTTTTCAATATAACGTGTGTTCGCCCGCTGATGTTAGAAAAAAACCGCCTACCAATGAGCAGAAACAGCTTATAAATAAACGCTTCTCAGTGCTAAAAAGCACTATGGGCTATCTAATGCACCGCTTTTGTAATCCTAACCAATTAAAAGCAACGGTGTTTTGTGATGAAAAAGTAAGCGACTTAGGCAATGAAGGGCGTAGCGGTAAAGGGTTAAGCATGTCTGCTATAAGACAATTTCGCAACGTCACGATTATCGATGGCAAATCTTTTGACTCAGGAAATCGCTTTAAATTTCAACATGCTACGCCGTCAACGGAAGTCATTTTTTTTGATGATATTGATAAGAATTTCAAACTTGAAGTTTTTTATTCAGTTTTATCAGAAATATCATTAGGTTCTCTCACAATTGAACGTAAGAATTCCCCACTTATTCCCCTGAAACAGGCTATAAAGGTAGCAATGACGACTAACCACACGATAAGGGGAGATAGTGCAAGTCATAGAGCACGCAAGCATGAAATTGAATTGTCTTATTATTATGATGACAAATTCACGCCCGCCGTCGAGTTTAGTTGCATGTTCTTTAGTGAGTGGGATAAATCAGAATGGTTACTTTTTGATAATTACATGTTGCACTGTTTACAGTTTTATCTTGAGCGCGGTTTGATTGAACCTGTTGTTATTAATCTGAAATTACGTAAATTACTCGATGAAACCGCTCACGAGTTTGTCGAGTTTGCTGATGACATACCACGCAACGAAAAATTTGATAAATCAGTTGTTTATGACAACTTTATAGAAGAATATCCCGACTTTAATCGCGGCTATAAAGCCATTAAACAACGGACTTTCACAAACTGGCTAAAAATGTACTGTGATTATAAGGGGTTAAAGTTCTCTGAATCACGGGGTCACACTAATTGTTATTTCACTCTCTCAGGGGTGGAAGTCGATAAACAGACAACGCACACACCCGACTTTATCGTTAATGATAACTCTCAGACTAATGATTTTATTGATATTATTAGCGTTGAATATCATGACTGGTGCAAGACTGAAATTAATAAACTGCCTTACCCCAAATCGACACATATTGCTGTTTGTGAATGTTTGACACGCTTCAAGCATGAATCAAAAGACTACAATATTAACGACTATCTAGCTGATTTAATTACAGCTTTACAGAATGATGTAAAAAACGGCAATGATACAACTCAGTTGATACAACTGATTTATGATTATGGTATCTATTCAACTAATGAAATACCTGTTGTTATACCATTTTAA